From Gimesia panareensis, the proteins below share one genomic window:
- a CDS encoding phage virion morphogenesis protein, which yields MPETITEAQLGDFLQGIADAVTKPDVPDAMQAALGVTKGDLAAGFQTSTAPDGSPWAPLKTQRPPGHNPDPKPLIDTGRLQDSVGYQGSDHIEGVSGEGFTLGTSVYYAGVHQEGSQKKNIPARKFMGFSEETLDTTADLTADSIVNQINKL from the coding sequence ATGCCTGAAACCATTACAGAAGCCCAGCTCGGAGACTTCCTCCAAGGAATCGCCGACGCCGTAACCAAACCGGATGTGCCCGACGCAATGCAGGCTGCTTTAGGGGTGACCAAGGGAGACCTGGCTGCGGGGTTTCAGACGAGCACAGCACCGGACGGTTCTCCCTGGGCACCATTAAAAACACAACGGCCACCAGGTCACAACCCTGATCCTAAACCGTTAATTGATACTGGGAGACTTCAGGACTCAGTGGGGTATCAGGGATCAGACCACATTGAAGGAGTCAGCGGGGAAGGGTTCACATTGGGAACCAGCGTCTATTACGCCGGCGTCCACCAGGAAGGATCGCAGAAAAAGAACATCCCCGCCCGAAAGTTTATGGGCTTCAGTGAGGAAACATTAGACACAACAGCGGATCTGACCGCAGATTCCATCGTCAATCAGATCAATAAGTTATAG
- a CDS encoding phage tail tube protein codes for MPADPVVSRLVTIAIDSALPFDTSSIPLEFVGSETLHEEADIVATDGMRGTIDHNKERTREGLKKVSGSIKVPCSRIVLDALLPYITGGNEATNIFPLEQTLQEFVMMVDRGAKVYTYSGCRIARASFNATQGQILMLDLDIEAETETTGDAGTFPSLTFPTEKPYIMKDGVLTLLGSTREFSEFNLTINNVLDTERYENALTRYTIPITDRTITLATNHPWSTDHTDLEKQALDGAAGTAVFTNAAVSGDVLTFAMAAVQYKNRTVTSQGQPTMRYPLEGDVRSSGSTAPLIITNAHS; via the coding sequence ATGCCTGCAGATCCAGTAGTAAGCCGCTTAGTAACGATAGCGATTGATAGTGCATTGCCTTTTGACACGTCATCCATCCCTCTTGAATTCGTGGGAAGTGAGACGCTCCACGAAGAGGCAGACATTGTGGCAACTGATGGGATGCGGGGAACCATCGATCACAATAAAGAGCGCACTCGAGAAGGACTGAAAAAAGTTTCCGGATCAATCAAGGTTCCCTGCTCTCGGATCGTTCTGGATGCCCTGCTGCCTTACATTACAGGGGGGAATGAGGCGACCAATATATTCCCATTGGAGCAGACCCTGCAAGAGTTTGTAATGATGGTCGACCGCGGAGCGAAGGTCTACACCTATTCGGGGTGCCGAATTGCCCGGGCTAGTTTCAACGCCACTCAGGGACAGATCCTGATGCTGGACCTGGACATCGAGGCTGAGACGGAAACCACTGGAGATGCCGGCACATTCCCCTCTTTGACGTTCCCGACCGAAAAGCCTTACATCATGAAGGATGGCGTATTGACGCTTCTGGGTTCCACACGTGAGTTCTCTGAGTTCAATCTGACTATTAACAACGTTCTGGACACGGAACGGTATGAGAACGCTCTCACGCGTTACACGATCCCCATTACAGACCGAACGATCACGCTGGCCACAAATCACCCCTGGTCGACAGATCACACAGACCTCGAAAAGCAGGCGCTGGATGGTGCCGCTGGAACAGCCGTGTTCACGAATGCTGCTGTGTCTGGGGATGTGCTGACCTTTGCCATGGCTGCAGTGCAGTACAAGAACCGCACGGTCACAAGTCAGGGACAGCCCACTATGCGGTATCCTCTCGAGGGAGATGTCCGAAGTTCCGGATCCACCGCGCCGCTGATCATCACCAATGCTCACTCATAA